In Tenebrio molitor chromosome 1, icTenMoli1.1, whole genome shotgun sequence, the sequence TCCACTGTCACTGGGGTGAAAGTAATGATCAAGGATCGGAGCACACCGTGAACGGTCAAAAATTTGCAGGAGAGGTAACattgcaaaataattttctaatcAAGTTACCAACCGTAACTTTTTAAGCTACACCTTGTCCATTGGAACACCACAAGATATCACTCTTTTGGAGAAGCGGCGAAGCATCCTGACGGTGTTTGTGTTATAGGCGTCTTTTTAAAAGTAACCACTTCACTTACGAATTCACAAAATACTTTAACATTTTCTCTAGACGGGTAAAAGAAATCTGGAACTGGACAAAATCACGGCGCAACTACCCAAAATCGAGTTTAAAGGGCAATCGGCGAAGATAGGAGTCCCCTTGAACCCCGGTTTGTTCATCCCGAACGAAAGTGGTTACTACACTTATCAGGGTTCGTTAACGACTCCGCCGTGTTCGGAGTGCGTCATCTGGATAGTATTTAAAGAACCCATGGAGGTCTCCCACGAGCAGGTCGGTGTTAAGCGTAAGTCTTCATTTCATCTGTAAGCGTTTCTTTTCAGTTGACGGTGTTTCGAAACTTGAAATGCTACTGTAAAGAAGATAGTTGTCCCTGTGACGAATTCCAGGggtttgtcaaaaataattttagaccCACGTTACCCTTGGGAAAGAGGGAGATTCGGGAGTGTCGACAATAATAGTGATTACGATTTCGGCATAAACTgcagtatttttattttagagtATAATTGCAGTTTTCTcgcaaaaaattgcaaaaacgcACAAATGTGCCTTAAAATTAtcatatttatataaaaaacaCCATGTAGATATCTATTTTTAGATTACCTGGCTGGCGTGCCATTGTAATATgttgaacaataaaaaatcaaattgtagTTTTCTTTTGGTCTCATAAAGCCTTTCTGacgtaagattttttttttaaacaaggtAATGAGAACTTCTACCAATAAAttacacaattaaaaaatatgtaatactgattaattacataaattacaaaataattacggCAACTGTCTGATTAGAATATTAATTGATCATAATTTCTCTGATGAATTTGTCTTAAGAACACagtaaaaaaggaaaaattcctccaaaataaactattgGGAAAACGAGTTGCTGTATAGTTGGTTGTCTACCatcttataaaagtttacGTTTCAAAGTTATCAGCCGGTGTAGCATGCGCTACTTTTTACTTTTCAGGTTGTTACTTACAACATTATTTCCtaaataagaaaatgttttaaatttaaaataaatgtactaCTGCAACATGCAGAATGCCCGTTTTATTTCTTCACGCCTGAAGATTCAGAGATAGGCAACATATTAAACATTCCATAGACAATTTGCACATagaagttatttttttaaattaagaattATAGTGGGActaaaattaaactcaaaacgtcaaagaaattattgaaaacgaTTAGATGGAggaaaataagaaataaaaaaatctgacgactttcatttggaaaaaaatctatA encodes:
- the CAH1 gene encoding carbonic anhydrase gives rise to the protein MAVEWGYSQFNGPETWAKCYPEAAGDRQSPIDIQQVNLKSLNTNKKLTWKYIAENTEDVTNTGYCWKVHVNGEGSELNGGPLEDKYVLEQFHCHWGESNDQGSEHTVNGQKFAGELHLVHWNTTRYHSFGEAAKHPDGVCVIGVFLKTGKRNLELDKITAQLPKIEFKGQSAKIGVPLNPGLFIPNESGYYTYQGSLTTPPCSECVIWIVFKEPMEVSHEQLTVFRNLKCYCKEDSCPCDEFQGFVKNNFRPTLPLGKREIRECRQ